One segment of Salvelinus alpinus chromosome 1, SLU_Salpinus.1, whole genome shotgun sequence DNA contains the following:
- the onecut2 gene encoding one cut domain family member 2 isoform X3, with protein sequence MKTAYNAYRCLAKDLDAYAMNPEMTMDSIGNLHGGLSHDQDLMNSHSPHHNRNAGASLRLHQDLAAASSRSAMVSSMATILDGAGDYRPELSHPLHHAMSMPCDTSPPGMGMNGTYTTLTPLQPLPPISTVSDKFHHPHHHHHHHHHQRLSGNVSGSFTLMRDERGLPAMNNLYSHYHKDMTGMGQSLSPLASSPLGNGLGSLHNTQQNLHNYGTHGHDKMLSSNFDAHTAMLARGDQHLSRGLGGPTAGMMPHLNGMHHTGHPGHSQSHGPVLASNRDRPPSSSGQQGNNSGQLEEINTKEVAQRITAELKRYSIPQAIFAQRVLCRSQGTLSDLLRNPKPWSKLKSGRETFRRMWKWLQEPEFQRMSALRLAGKTSVQKKRTRPKQGKEQYTKEIAPGFY encoded by the coding sequence ATGAAGACTGCTTATAACGCCTATCGATGCCTGGCCAAGGATCTGGATGCCTACGCCATGAACCCAGAGATGACAATGGACAGCATTGGCAATCTGCATGGCGGACTGAGCCATGACCAGGACTTGATGAACAGCCACAGCCCCCATCACAATAGGAACGCGGGGGCTTCTCTGCGGTTACATCAGGATCTGGCTGCTGCATCGTCGCGGTCCGCCATGGTGTCCAGCATGGCAACGATTCTGGACGGAGCAGGAGACTACCGACCAGAATTATCGCACCCGCTCCATCACGCTATGAGCATGCCGTGTGATACATCCCCACCGGGAATGGGTATGAACGGCACATACACCACGTTAACTCCACTTCAACCTTTACCCCCCATTTCAACCGTTTCGGACAAATTCCACCATCcgcatcaccatcaccatcaccaccaccaccagcgtCTCTCTGGGAACGTAAGCGGGAGTTTCACGCTGATGCGGGACGAGAGGGGTTTACCAGCAATGAACAACCTCTACAGTCACTATCATAAGGACATGACCGGGATGGGTCAGAGTTTATCCCCCCTGGCCAGCAGCCCTCTTGGCAATGGCTTGGGTTCTCTTCATAACACACAGCAAAACCTCCATAACTATGGCACTCATGGGCACGACAAGATGCTAAGCTCCAACTTCGATGCCCACACTGCCATGCTGGCCAGGGGGGATCAACACCTCTCACGAGGCCTCGGTGGCCCCACGGCAGGTATGATGCCGCATTTGAACGGGATGCACCACACCGGGCACCCGGGCCACTCTCAATCCCACGGGCCTGTGTTGGCTTCCAACCGGGACAGACCGCCCTCCTCCTCGGGACAACAAGGTAACAACTCGGGGCAGCTTGAAGAGATCAACACCAAAGAAGTGGCACAAAGGATCACAGCCGAACTGAAGCGGTATAGCATCCCCCAGGCTATATTCGCTCAGAGGGTGCTGTGTCGCTCGCAAGGCACCCTTTCAGACCTCTTAAGGAACCCCAAACCTTGGAGTAAACTTAAATCTGGAAGGGAGACCTTTCGACGGATGTGGAAGTGGCTGCAGGAACCCGAGTTTCAGAGGATGTCAGCCCTACGGCTTGCAGGTAAGACAAG